One Nicotiana sylvestris chromosome 12, ASM39365v2, whole genome shotgun sequence genomic window carries:
- the LOC138884069 gene encoding extensin-like — protein sequence MYQAWAKGQPPPVYPTNPTFIPPLAQSQDHPATDSSPSFPIYQHYQSTTSQTPPAPPTKPVPYPPPPATPVFVAPPPVTLHRSSSEPLLQAHDNQYYPPEPTFKAPEPYSYTPHFDLPMEAEKPSKNPE from the coding sequence atgtaccaggcatgggcaaaagggcaacCACCACCAGTTTACCCCACCAACCCTACCTTCATCCCGCCGCTGGCTCAatctcaggatcatcctgccaccgattcgtccccgagctttcccatctaccaacactaccagAGCACAACTTCCCAAACACCACCAGCTCCACCAaccaaaccagttccataccctcctccaccagccactcCTGTCTTTGTGGCGCCCCCTCCCGTTACACTCCATAGATCCTCCAGCGAGCCTTTATTACAAGCTCATGataaccagtattaccccccggagcccactttcaaagctccggaaccctattcctacactcctcattttgatcttCCTATGGAAGCTGAGAAACCATCCAAAAATCCCGaatag